One genomic window of Arvicola amphibius chromosome 4, mArvAmp1.2, whole genome shotgun sequence includes the following:
- the Tmc6 gene encoding transmembrane channel-like protein 6 isoform X2 — translation MAQPLTLVLNVPETTGDEDLEPSPYEESEVHDSFHRLIQEQSLRVAEEGLELLPLAPDRGYQTLPRPEGAPTHSTATLRILASMPSRTIGRSRGAIISQYYNRTVRLRRRSSRPLLGNVIRSARPSLRLYDLELDHTILEEDEKRSLLVKELQGLSVAQRDHMVRNMPLSLGEKRWLREKSWSPKGKRRSPQDRGGAFSCCSRLGYSCILALHSLGLVLVSGLYAARPWRYALKEIGGQFGSSVLSYFIFLKTLLAFNVLMLLPLLGFLVGVQAAFPPDPPDPVPACSGLELLTGRGCFTHTVMYYSYYSNGTLSQSCDSSRDSGRCSPRLGSLPYNMPLAYLFTVGATFFITCITLVYSMSHSFGESYRVGSTKGIHALTVFCSWDYKVTQKRASRVQQDSICTQLKELLAEWQLQKHPRSACGQLWQAAMLALGGLLCLGTTMGCAAAVRTFSEVMMQRPAAGGQGVGLLALPLVVSALNLGASYLFCGLATLERHDSPVLEVYMAICRSLILKTAVLGVLCYHWLGHRVATLQDGCWEEFVGQELYRFLVVDFIFMLLDSLFGELVWRLISEKLKRRQKPEFDIARNVLDLIYGQTLTWLGVLFSPLLPAVQILRLLFLFYVKKASLMANCQAPRRPWLASHMSTVFLTLLCFPSFLGAAVFLCYAVWQVKPSSTCGPFRTLNTMYEAGTVWGCHLPQHPGGERAKEGHLPTQGTDPERGRGQDLPDQQASLCLRGGAEQAWQNRGHHIICPVCGWRGQSP, via the exons ATGGCTCAGCCACTGACTTTAGTCCTCAATGTCCCAGAGACCACGGGGGATGAGGA CCTGGAGCCCAGCCCCTACGAAGAGAGCGAAGTACACGACTCCTTCCACCGGCTCATTCAAGAGCAGAGTCTTCGGGTGGCCGAGGAGGGTCTGGAGCTGCTGCCCCTGGCTCCAG ACAGAGGCTACCAGACCCTCCCCAGGCCTGAAGGTGCCCCCACGCACAGCACGGCCACTCTCCGCATCTTGGCCAGCATGCCTAGTCGCACCATTG GCCGCAGCCGAGGGGCCATCATCTCCCAGTACTACAACCGCACTGTGAGGCTGCGGCGCAGGAGTAGCCGGCCCCTGCTGGGGAACGTGATACGCTCTGCCCGGCCCAGCCTTCGCCTCTATGACCTGGAGCTGGACCACACCATCTTGGAGGAGGATG AGAAGCGGAGCCTGCTAGTGAAGGAGCTTCAGGGTCTGTCGGTGGCCCAGCGGGACCACATGGTCCGGAACATGCCTCTGAGCCTGGGTGAGAAGCGCTGGCTTCG AGAGAAAAGTTGGAGCCCAAAGGGAAAGCGGAGGAGCCCGCAGGACCGAGGTGGGGCCTTCTCCTGCTGCAGCAGGCTTGGATACAGCTGCATTCTG GCTCTGCACAGCCTGGGGCTGGTACTGGTCTCAGGACTGTATGCTGCCAGGCCATGGCGCTACGCTCTGAAGGAGATCGGCGGTCAGTTTGGCTCCAGCGTCCTCTCCTATTTCATCTTCCTCAAGACCTTATTGGCCTTCAATGTGCTGATGTTGCTGCCTTTGCTGGGCTTCCTCGTGGGTGTGCAGGCTGCCTTCCCGCCTGACCCACCAGACCCGGTCCCTGCCTGCTCTGGTCTAGAACTCCTCACAGGCAGG GGCTGTTTCACACACACGGTCATGTACTACAGCTACTACAGTAACGGCACGCTGAGCCAGTCATGTGACTCCTCACGGGACAGTGGCCGGTGCAGCCCCAGGTTGGGCAGCTTGCCCTATAACATGCCGCTGGCCTACCTCTTCACGGTGGGGGCCACCTTCTTCATTACCTGCATCACTCTGGTATACAG CATGTCCCACTCCTTCGGGGAAAGCTACCGGGTCGGCAGCACCAAAGGCATCCATGCTCTTACGGTCTTCTGCTCCTGGGACTACAAGGTGACTCAGAAGCGGGCCTCCCGTGTCCAGCAGGACAGCATCTGCACCCAGCTGAAG GAGCTGCTGGCTGAGTGGCAACTACAGAAGCACCCCCGGAGTGCATGTGGGCAGCTGTGGCAGGCTGCCATGTTAGCTCTGGGAGGGCTGCTGTGTCTGGGCACCACGATGGGCTGTGCAGCGGCTGTCCGCACCTTCTCAGAGGTCATGATGCAG AGACCCGCTGCTGGCGGCCAGGGGGTGGGGCTGCTGGCCCTGCCCCTGGTGGTCAGTGCCCTTAATCTGGGTGCCTCCTACCTGTTCTGTGGCCTGGCCACCCTGGAGCGGCATGACTCCCCCGTGTTGGAGGTGTACATGGCCATCTGCAG GAGTCTCATCCTGAAGACGGCTGTCCTGGGCGTGCTCTGCTATCACTGGCTGGGCCACAGGGTGGCTACACTGCAGGACGGGTGCTGGGAGGAGTTTGTGGGCCAGGAGCTGTACCGCTTCCTGGTCGTGGATTTCATCTTCATGCTCTTGGACTCCCTTTTTGGGGAGCTGGTGTGGAG GCTCATCTCTGAGAAGCTCAAGAGGAGGCAGAAGCCCGAGTTTGATATTGCTAGGAATGTTCTGGACCTGATTTACGGGCAGACACTGACCTG GCTGGGTGTCCTGTTCTCACCGCTCCTGCCCGCAGTGCAGATACTCCGGCTGCTGTTCCTTTTCTATGTCAAAAAG GCAAGCCTGATGGCCAACTGCCAGGCACCTCGCAGGCCCTGGCTGGCATCACACATGAGCACCGTCTTCCTCACCCTGCTCTGCTTCCCATCGTTCCTGGGCGCAGCTGTTTTCCTCTGCTATGCTGTCTGGCA GGTGAAGCCCTCAAGCACTTGTGGTCCCTTCCGAACTCTGAACACCATGTATGAGGCAGGCACAGTCTGG GGCTGTCATCTACCTCAACATCCAGGTGGTGAAAGGGCAAAGGAAGGTCATCTGCCTACTCAAGGAACAGATCCGGAAC GAGGGAGAGGACAAGATCTTCCTGATCAACAAGCTTCACTCTGTTTACGAGGGGGAGCAGAGCAG GCCTGGCAGAACCGAGGCCACCACATCATCTGCCCAGTTTGTGGATGGAGGGGACAGTCACCATGA
- the Tmc6 gene encoding transmembrane channel-like protein 6 isoform X3 — MAQPLTLVLNVPETTGDEDLEPSPYEESEVHDSFHRLIQEQSLRVAEEGLELLPLAPDRGYQTLPRPEGAPTHSTATLRILASMPSRTIGRSRGAIISQYYNRTVRLRRRSSRPLLGNVIRSARPSLRLYDLELDHTILEEDEKRSLLVKELQGLSVAQRDHMVRNMPLSLGEKRWLREKSWSPKGKRRSPQDRGGAFSCCSRLGYSCILALHSLGLVLVSGLYAARPWRYALKEIGGQFGSSVLSYFIFLKTLLAFNVLMLLPLLGFLVGVQAAFPPDPPDPVPACSGLELLTGRGCFTHTVMYYSYYSNGTLSQSCDSSRDSGRCSPRLGSLPYNMPLAYLFTVGATFFITCITLVYSMSHSFGESYRVGSTKGIHALTVFCSWDYKVTQKRASRVQQDSICTQLKELLAEWQLQKHPRSACGQLWQAAMLALGGLLCLGTTMGCAAAVRTFSEVMMQRPAAGGQGVGLLALPLVVSALNLGASYLFCGLATLERHDSPVLEVYMAICRSLILKTAVLGVLCYHWLGHRVATLQDGCWEEFVGQELYRFLVVDFIFMLLDSLFGELVWRLISEKLKRRQKPEFDIARNVLDLIYGQTLTWLGVLFSPLLPAVQILRLLFLFYVKKASLMANCQAPRRPWLASHMSTVFLTLLCFPSFLGAAVFLCYAVWQVKPSSTCGPFRTLNTMYEAGTVWPSA, encoded by the exons ATGGCTCAGCCACTGACTTTAGTCCTCAATGTCCCAGAGACCACGGGGGATGAGGA CCTGGAGCCCAGCCCCTACGAAGAGAGCGAAGTACACGACTCCTTCCACCGGCTCATTCAAGAGCAGAGTCTTCGGGTGGCCGAGGAGGGTCTGGAGCTGCTGCCCCTGGCTCCAG ACAGAGGCTACCAGACCCTCCCCAGGCCTGAAGGTGCCCCCACGCACAGCACGGCCACTCTCCGCATCTTGGCCAGCATGCCTAGTCGCACCATTG GCCGCAGCCGAGGGGCCATCATCTCCCAGTACTACAACCGCACTGTGAGGCTGCGGCGCAGGAGTAGCCGGCCCCTGCTGGGGAACGTGATACGCTCTGCCCGGCCCAGCCTTCGCCTCTATGACCTGGAGCTGGACCACACCATCTTGGAGGAGGATG AGAAGCGGAGCCTGCTAGTGAAGGAGCTTCAGGGTCTGTCGGTGGCCCAGCGGGACCACATGGTCCGGAACATGCCTCTGAGCCTGGGTGAGAAGCGCTGGCTTCG AGAGAAAAGTTGGAGCCCAAAGGGAAAGCGGAGGAGCCCGCAGGACCGAGGTGGGGCCTTCTCCTGCTGCAGCAGGCTTGGATACAGCTGCATTCTG GCTCTGCACAGCCTGGGGCTGGTACTGGTCTCAGGACTGTATGCTGCCAGGCCATGGCGCTACGCTCTGAAGGAGATCGGCGGTCAGTTTGGCTCCAGCGTCCTCTCCTATTTCATCTTCCTCAAGACCTTATTGGCCTTCAATGTGCTGATGTTGCTGCCTTTGCTGGGCTTCCTCGTGGGTGTGCAGGCTGCCTTCCCGCCTGACCCACCAGACCCGGTCCCTGCCTGCTCTGGTCTAGAACTCCTCACAGGCAGG GGCTGTTTCACACACACGGTCATGTACTACAGCTACTACAGTAACGGCACGCTGAGCCAGTCATGTGACTCCTCACGGGACAGTGGCCGGTGCAGCCCCAGGTTGGGCAGCTTGCCCTATAACATGCCGCTGGCCTACCTCTTCACGGTGGGGGCCACCTTCTTCATTACCTGCATCACTCTGGTATACAG CATGTCCCACTCCTTCGGGGAAAGCTACCGGGTCGGCAGCACCAAAGGCATCCATGCTCTTACGGTCTTCTGCTCCTGGGACTACAAGGTGACTCAGAAGCGGGCCTCCCGTGTCCAGCAGGACAGCATCTGCACCCAGCTGAAG GAGCTGCTGGCTGAGTGGCAACTACAGAAGCACCCCCGGAGTGCATGTGGGCAGCTGTGGCAGGCTGCCATGTTAGCTCTGGGAGGGCTGCTGTGTCTGGGCACCACGATGGGCTGTGCAGCGGCTGTCCGCACCTTCTCAGAGGTCATGATGCAG AGACCCGCTGCTGGCGGCCAGGGGGTGGGGCTGCTGGCCCTGCCCCTGGTGGTCAGTGCCCTTAATCTGGGTGCCTCCTACCTGTTCTGTGGCCTGGCCACCCTGGAGCGGCATGACTCCCCCGTGTTGGAGGTGTACATGGCCATCTGCAG GAGTCTCATCCTGAAGACGGCTGTCCTGGGCGTGCTCTGCTATCACTGGCTGGGCCACAGGGTGGCTACACTGCAGGACGGGTGCTGGGAGGAGTTTGTGGGCCAGGAGCTGTACCGCTTCCTGGTCGTGGATTTCATCTTCATGCTCTTGGACTCCCTTTTTGGGGAGCTGGTGTGGAG GCTCATCTCTGAGAAGCTCAAGAGGAGGCAGAAGCCCGAGTTTGATATTGCTAGGAATGTTCTGGACCTGATTTACGGGCAGACACTGACCTG GCTGGGTGTCCTGTTCTCACCGCTCCTGCCCGCAGTGCAGATACTCCGGCTGCTGTTCCTTTTCTATGTCAAAAAG GCAAGCCTGATGGCCAACTGCCAGGCACCTCGCAGGCCCTGGCTGGCATCACACATGAGCACCGTCTTCCTCACCCTGCTCTGCTTCCCATCGTTCCTGGGCGCAGCTGTTTTCCTCTGCTATGCTGTCTGGCA GGTGAAGCCCTCAAGCACTTGTGGTCCCTTCCGAACTCTGAACACCATGTATGAGGCAGGCACAGTCTGG CCTTCAGCCTGA
- the Tmc6 gene encoding transmembrane channel-like protein 6 isoform X1 produces MAQPLTLVLNVPETTGDEDLEPSPYEESEVHDSFHRLIQEQSLRVAEEGLELLPLAPDRGYQTLPRPEGAPTHSTATLRILASMPSRTIGRSRGAIISQYYNRTVRLRRRSSRPLLGNVIRSARPSLRLYDLELDHTILEEDEKRSLLVKELQGLSVAQRDHMVRNMPLSLGEKRWLREKSWSPKGKRRSPQDRGGAFSCCSRLGYSCILALHSLGLVLVSGLYAARPWRYALKEIGGQFGSSVLSYFIFLKTLLAFNVLMLLPLLGFLVGVQAAFPPDPPDPVPACSGLELLTGRGCFTHTVMYYSYYSNGTLSQSCDSSRDSGRCSPRLGSLPYNMPLAYLFTVGATFFITCITLVYSMSHSFGESYRVGSTKGIHALTVFCSWDYKVTQKRASRVQQDSICTQLKELLAEWQLQKHPRSACGQLWQAAMLALGGLLCLGTTMGCAAAVRTFSEVMMQRPAAGGQGVGLLALPLVVSALNLGASYLFCGLATLERHDSPVLEVYMAICRSLILKTAVLGVLCYHWLGHRVATLQDGCWEEFVGQELYRFLVVDFIFMLLDSLFGELVWRLISEKLKRRQKPEFDIARNVLDLIYGQTLTWLGVLFSPLLPAVQILRLLFLFYVKKASLMANCQAPRRPWLASHMSTVFLTLLCFPSFLGAAVFLCYAVWQVKPSSTCGPFRTLNTMYEAGTVWVRSLERAGSRGSWLPWLHHFLVENTFFLFLVSALLLAVIYLNIQVVKGQRKVICLLKEQIRNEGEDKIFLINKLHSVYEGEQSRPGRTEATTSSAQFVDGGDSHHDPATEAWT; encoded by the exons ATGGCTCAGCCACTGACTTTAGTCCTCAATGTCCCAGAGACCACGGGGGATGAGGA CCTGGAGCCCAGCCCCTACGAAGAGAGCGAAGTACACGACTCCTTCCACCGGCTCATTCAAGAGCAGAGTCTTCGGGTGGCCGAGGAGGGTCTGGAGCTGCTGCCCCTGGCTCCAG ACAGAGGCTACCAGACCCTCCCCAGGCCTGAAGGTGCCCCCACGCACAGCACGGCCACTCTCCGCATCTTGGCCAGCATGCCTAGTCGCACCATTG GCCGCAGCCGAGGGGCCATCATCTCCCAGTACTACAACCGCACTGTGAGGCTGCGGCGCAGGAGTAGCCGGCCCCTGCTGGGGAACGTGATACGCTCTGCCCGGCCCAGCCTTCGCCTCTATGACCTGGAGCTGGACCACACCATCTTGGAGGAGGATG AGAAGCGGAGCCTGCTAGTGAAGGAGCTTCAGGGTCTGTCGGTGGCCCAGCGGGACCACATGGTCCGGAACATGCCTCTGAGCCTGGGTGAGAAGCGCTGGCTTCG AGAGAAAAGTTGGAGCCCAAAGGGAAAGCGGAGGAGCCCGCAGGACCGAGGTGGGGCCTTCTCCTGCTGCAGCAGGCTTGGATACAGCTGCATTCTG GCTCTGCACAGCCTGGGGCTGGTACTGGTCTCAGGACTGTATGCTGCCAGGCCATGGCGCTACGCTCTGAAGGAGATCGGCGGTCAGTTTGGCTCCAGCGTCCTCTCCTATTTCATCTTCCTCAAGACCTTATTGGCCTTCAATGTGCTGATGTTGCTGCCTTTGCTGGGCTTCCTCGTGGGTGTGCAGGCTGCCTTCCCGCCTGACCCACCAGACCCGGTCCCTGCCTGCTCTGGTCTAGAACTCCTCACAGGCAGG GGCTGTTTCACACACACGGTCATGTACTACAGCTACTACAGTAACGGCACGCTGAGCCAGTCATGTGACTCCTCACGGGACAGTGGCCGGTGCAGCCCCAGGTTGGGCAGCTTGCCCTATAACATGCCGCTGGCCTACCTCTTCACGGTGGGGGCCACCTTCTTCATTACCTGCATCACTCTGGTATACAG CATGTCCCACTCCTTCGGGGAAAGCTACCGGGTCGGCAGCACCAAAGGCATCCATGCTCTTACGGTCTTCTGCTCCTGGGACTACAAGGTGACTCAGAAGCGGGCCTCCCGTGTCCAGCAGGACAGCATCTGCACCCAGCTGAAG GAGCTGCTGGCTGAGTGGCAACTACAGAAGCACCCCCGGAGTGCATGTGGGCAGCTGTGGCAGGCTGCCATGTTAGCTCTGGGAGGGCTGCTGTGTCTGGGCACCACGATGGGCTGTGCAGCGGCTGTCCGCACCTTCTCAGAGGTCATGATGCAG AGACCCGCTGCTGGCGGCCAGGGGGTGGGGCTGCTGGCCCTGCCCCTGGTGGTCAGTGCCCTTAATCTGGGTGCCTCCTACCTGTTCTGTGGCCTGGCCACCCTGGAGCGGCATGACTCCCCCGTGTTGGAGGTGTACATGGCCATCTGCAG GAGTCTCATCCTGAAGACGGCTGTCCTGGGCGTGCTCTGCTATCACTGGCTGGGCCACAGGGTGGCTACACTGCAGGACGGGTGCTGGGAGGAGTTTGTGGGCCAGGAGCTGTACCGCTTCCTGGTCGTGGATTTCATCTTCATGCTCTTGGACTCCCTTTTTGGGGAGCTGGTGTGGAG GCTCATCTCTGAGAAGCTCAAGAGGAGGCAGAAGCCCGAGTTTGATATTGCTAGGAATGTTCTGGACCTGATTTACGGGCAGACACTGACCTG GCTGGGTGTCCTGTTCTCACCGCTCCTGCCCGCAGTGCAGATACTCCGGCTGCTGTTCCTTTTCTATGTCAAAAAG GCAAGCCTGATGGCCAACTGCCAGGCACCTCGCAGGCCCTGGCTGGCATCACACATGAGCACCGTCTTCCTCACCCTGCTCTGCTTCCCATCGTTCCTGGGCGCAGCTGTTTTCCTCTGCTATGCTGTCTGGCA GGTGAAGCCCTCAAGCACTTGTGGTCCCTTCCGAACTCTGAACACCATGTATGAGGCAGGCACAGTCTGGGTGCGTAGTCTGGAGCGTGCTGGCTCCAGGGGCTCCTGGTTGCCCTGGCTGCACCACTTCCTGGTGGAGaacactttcttccttttcctggtgTCGGCCCTGCTGCT GGCTGTCATCTACCTCAACATCCAGGTGGTGAAAGGGCAAAGGAAGGTCATCTGCCTACTCAAGGAACAGATCCGGAAC GAGGGAGAGGACAAGATCTTCCTGATCAACAAGCTTCACTCTGTTTACGAGGGGGAGCAGAGCAG GCCTGGCAGAACCGAGGCCACCACATCATCTGCCCAGTTTGTGGATGGAGGGGACAGTCACCATGACCCTGCAACAGAGGCTTGGACCTGA